In Micromonospora purpureochromogenes, a single window of DNA contains:
- a CDS encoding LPXTG cell wall anchor domain-containing protein — translation MLTHSTRRWLAGLGVAGAFVAASATPAFADEKPKLSVYFGDTTVALGSPGTTNAAIVYSSAPVILNNLTVRYDYRDLLGKATFTGEKDSSTDCASPEEGVLVCTDPFEVGVEDEWGLGGIADVVIAATDTAKEGDTGAVKVSLSADGYDAVQWEAEVRVGEGVDIAASEGVEVSGAPGASFTAPLQVSNAGETSVKGLGAIFFNDHAIRSATRYSNCTYDADRLRSCQFDQELAPGSSYEATLSYQIGKDAFAPGFAYGEISWQTTAELEDFKSYLTSHGYELGKPGDGPVLTLQTARALRGVQADTNPENNWSSLALKVTGKNGADLAAVGDSVQGEAGDLVHATIGVKNNGPAALDFSRGGSPVTKIDVTVPAGTTAVEVPEVCVPFDGERGDWENAGKAGAKAYRCWPDVFIGLDEEQTVEFGLRIDKVVPNAAGTVTINAKCECEGGLDADLNKANDTAKLLVNATGGNGGGGDGGTLPITGESTALVAGIGGLLLAAGVGGYVVARRRKTRFVA, via the coding sequence ATGCTCACGCACTCGACCCGGCGCTGGCTCGCCGGGTTGGGCGTCGCAGGCGCGTTCGTCGCCGCCTCCGCCACCCCCGCTTTCGCCGACGAGAAGCCGAAGCTTTCCGTCTACTTCGGCGACACCACGGTCGCTCTCGGCAGTCCGGGCACGACGAACGCGGCGATCGTCTACAGCTCGGCGCCAGTCATTCTGAACAACCTCACTGTCCGCTATGACTACCGCGACCTGCTCGGCAAGGCGACCTTCACCGGCGAGAAGGACAGTTCCACCGACTGCGCCTCGCCGGAGGAGGGTGTGCTCGTCTGCACCGACCCGTTCGAGGTCGGCGTCGAGGACGAGTGGGGTCTGGGTGGCATCGCGGATGTCGTCATCGCCGCGACGGACACCGCCAAGGAGGGCGACACCGGCGCGGTCAAGGTCAGCCTCAGCGCCGACGGCTATGACGCCGTCCAGTGGGAGGCAGAGGTCCGCGTGGGCGAGGGGGTCGACATTGCGGCGAGCGAGGGAGTGGAGGTCTCTGGTGCGCCCGGCGCCTCCTTCACCGCACCGCTGCAGGTCAGCAACGCGGGCGAGACGAGCGTCAAGGGCCTTGGGGCGATCTTCTTCAACGACCACGCCATCCGGTCAGCCACCCGCTACAGCAACTGCACCTACGACGCGGACCGGCTGCGTAGCTGCCAGTTCGACCAGGAGTTGGCACCGGGCAGCAGCTACGAGGCGACGCTGTCCTACCAGATCGGCAAGGACGCCTTCGCCCCGGGTTTCGCCTACGGCGAGATCAGCTGGCAGACCACCGCCGAGCTGGAGGACTTCAAGTCGTACCTGACCAGCCACGGCTACGAACTGGGCAAGCCCGGTGACGGACCGGTGCTGACCTTGCAGACGGCTCGAGCGCTGCGGGGCGTCCAGGCCGACACAAACCCGGAGAACAACTGGTCCTCTCTAGCCCTGAAGGTGACCGGCAAGAACGGCGCCGATCTCGCCGCGGTCGGCGACTCGGTCCAGGGAGAGGCTGGCGACCTCGTGCACGCCACGATCGGCGTGAAGAACAACGGGCCGGCAGCGCTGGACTTCAGCCGAGGCGGCAGCCCGGTAACGAAGATCGACGTGACGGTTCCCGCCGGTACGACCGCGGTCGAGGTGCCCGAGGTCTGCGTGCCCTTCGATGGCGAGCGGGGGGACTGGGAGAACGCCGGCAAGGCGGGAGCGAAGGCGTACCGCTGCTGGCCGGACGTCTTCATCGGCCTCGACGAGGAGCAGACCGTCGAGTTCGGCTTGCGGATCGACAAGGTTGTTCCGAACGCTGCCGGCACCGTCACCATCAATGCCAAGTGCGAGTGCGAAGGTGGGCTCGACGCTGACCTGAACAAGGCCAACGACACCGCGAAGCTGCTGGTGAACGCGACCGGCGGCAACGGCGGTGGCGGTGATGGCGGCACGCTGCCGATCACCGGCGAGTCCACCGCGCTGGTCGCCGGCATCGGCGGCCTCCTGCTGGCGGCCGGCGTCGGCGGCTACGTGGTGGCCCGCCGCCGCAAGACCCGCTTCGTCGCCTGA
- a CDS encoding LPXTG cell wall anchor domain-containing protein, which translates to MLRHSIRRWLAGAAVVGAIVAAAAAPAIAAGELRVAARDLLVAPGHTAPGAVRVDFDGYPSPDGRPVTLDIELSEWDSLGSFTVTDDGGWDCVRRADALRCLGAFGRWSRTPTLYFQLAARADAPLDGRAELTVQGSSAVGTATRKITVTVVEGVDLVTEPKTALRAGPGGTIDLTSTVRNAGPVPVHGAVLTLDADMDVLSADNFRNCRRAEARLTICRFDTDLAPGVSYRLSAPLPLTLRTLLRSGLVLPNRLRWWTPDDWALVERDPDVPLPPDTPGTGDELRLVAQSTARQTDTAAWNSWTAVNITVTGDRTADAAAVGGRVNAKLGDRVTVTPGFRNLGPTMVETWRENPLVRFRIPDGTTAVEVHWGCAPIGPGPWKPGDTYGQPGAREYGCSGPGDLAAVGETVSYFFTLRVDRLPRPTAGRVTIDVEADTDPANDRAEIVLVPPAGTGGNGGGDGSLPITGASTAVTMAVGGLLLAAGTTGVLLARRRRTDFVA; encoded by the coding sequence ATGCTCCGGCACTCCATCCGGCGCTGGCTCGCCGGCGCGGCCGTCGTGGGCGCGATCGTCGCCGCCGCCGCCGCTCCCGCGATCGCGGCCGGCGAACTCCGGGTCGCCGCACGGGACCTGCTGGTCGCCCCGGGGCACACCGCTCCCGGCGCGGTACGGGTCGACTTCGACGGCTACCCCTCCCCCGACGGCCGTCCGGTGACCCTCGACATCGAGCTGTCCGAGTGGGACTCGCTGGGCAGCTTCACGGTGACCGACGACGGCGGGTGGGACTGCGTCCGCCGCGCCGACGCCCTGCGCTGCCTGGGCGCTTTCGGCAGGTGGAGCCGGACGCCCACCCTCTACTTCCAGCTCGCCGCGCGGGCCGACGCTCCGCTGGACGGGCGGGCCGAGCTGACCGTCCAGGGTTCCTCGGCCGTCGGCACGGCCACCCGGAAGATCACGGTCACCGTGGTCGAGGGGGTCGATCTGGTGACCGAGCCGAAGACCGCGCTGCGCGCCGGGCCCGGCGGCACCATCGACCTGACCAGCACCGTACGCAATGCCGGCCCGGTGCCGGTGCACGGCGCGGTGCTGACCCTCGACGCCGACATGGACGTCCTGTCGGCCGACAACTTCCGCAACTGCCGACGTGCGGAGGCCCGGCTCACCATCTGCCGGTTCGACACCGACCTGGCGCCCGGGGTCAGCTACCGGCTGTCGGCACCGCTGCCGCTCACCCTCCGGACGCTCCTGCGCAGCGGCCTCGTGCTGCCCAACCGCCTGCGGTGGTGGACCCCCGACGACTGGGCGCTGGTCGAGCGGGACCCGGACGTGCCGCTCCCACCGGACACCCCCGGCACCGGCGACGAGCTGCGCCTGGTGGCGCAGTCGACGGCGCGGCAGACCGACACCGCCGCCTGGAACAGCTGGACCGCGGTGAACATCACCGTCACCGGCGACCGGACCGCGGACGCGGCCGCCGTCGGGGGGCGGGTCAATGCCAAGCTCGGCGACCGGGTGACGGTGACGCCCGGATTCCGCAACCTCGGGCCGACCATGGTGGAGACGTGGCGGGAGAACCCGCTGGTGCGGTTCCGCATCCCCGACGGCACCACCGCCGTCGAGGTGCACTGGGGGTGCGCGCCGATCGGCCCCGGCCCCTGGAAACCGGGCGACACGTACGGCCAACCCGGTGCCCGGGAGTACGGGTGCAGCGGCCCGGGCGACCTTGCCGCTGTCGGCGAGACCGTCTCGTACTTCTTCACCCTGCGGGTGGACCGGCTCCCGCGGCCAACCGCCGGGCGAGTCACCATCGACGTCGAGGCCGACACCGACCCCGCCAACGACCGGGCGGAGATCGTGCTCGTCCCGCCGGCCGGAACCGGCGGCAACGGCGGTGGCGACGGCTCGCTGCCCATCACCGGCGCATCCACCGCGGTGACGATGGCCGTCGGCGGGCTGCTGCTCGCCGCCGGTACGACCGGGGTCCTGCTGGCCCGCCGCCGACGCACCGACTTCGTCGCCTGA
- a CDS encoding LOG family protein: MPTPPPADVIAPHDTDHDEIETRAEFDRRLASGSLAGLTVQGLRLDLDPIPDLTGTEVAGTLFVGCRFASRDVGADLVRRGANVVPPFSGLPYPTQPSHLYTPEELAAGFAEGGFAGMYDTRVYAHFREHGGALPDVREALGQRLHDHGVDNALVDATRSWLATHGPQSVVGVMGGHAVPRGSVPYRMAAVLGWELARADRLVVTGGGPGVMEAANLGAFLAGWPAEELTAAIDLLAVAPDFTDHDRYTAAALAVRERYATGPAVPQQRAPELDWARSGGLAIPTWLYGHEPANLFAGRIAKYFSNAIREDTILRLARGGIVFAPGRAGTVQEVFQAATKTYYGTDGASGAYIFLDRAYWTRELPIESLLRPLFAASPFGDLSTTVHLTDDVREAVRVLTATG, encoded by the coding sequence GTGCCGACCCCACCTCCCGCGGACGTCATCGCGCCGCACGACACCGACCACGACGAGATCGAGACCCGCGCCGAGTTCGACCGGCGGCTGGCCAGCGGCAGCCTCGCCGGCCTGACCGTGCAGGGGCTCCGCCTGGACCTGGACCCGATTCCCGACCTGACCGGCACCGAGGTCGCCGGCACCCTCTTCGTCGGCTGCCGGTTCGCCTCCCGAGACGTCGGCGCGGACCTGGTCCGGCGCGGGGCGAACGTGGTGCCGCCCTTCTCCGGCCTGCCGTACCCGACCCAGCCGTCGCACCTCTACACCCCCGAGGAGCTGGCCGCCGGGTTCGCCGAGGGCGGCTTCGCCGGGATGTACGACACCCGGGTGTACGCGCACTTCCGCGAGCACGGCGGCGCGCTGCCGGACGTCCGGGAGGCGCTCGGCCAGCGGCTGCACGACCACGGCGTGGACAACGCGCTGGTCGACGCCACCCGGTCCTGGCTCGCCACGCACGGGCCGCAGTCGGTGGTGGGGGTGATGGGCGGGCACGCCGTGCCGCGCGGCAGCGTGCCGTACCGGATGGCGGCGGTGCTGGGTTGGGAGCTGGCGCGGGCCGACCGGCTGGTGGTGACCGGCGGCGGACCGGGCGTGATGGAGGCGGCCAACCTCGGCGCGTTCCTCGCCGGTTGGCCGGCCGAGGAGCTGACCGCCGCGATCGACCTGCTCGCCGTGGCGCCGGACTTCACCGACCACGACCGCTACACGGCGGCGGCGCTGGCGGTCCGCGAGCGGTACGCGACCGGGCCGGCCGTTCCGCAGCAGCGGGCGCCGGAGCTCGACTGGGCCCGCTCCGGCGGGCTGGCGATCCCCACCTGGCTGTACGGGCACGAACCGGCGAACCTCTTCGCCGGGCGGATCGCCAAGTACTTCTCCAACGCCATCCGGGAGGACACGATCCTGCGGCTGGCCCGGGGCGGGATCGTCTTCGCGCCCGGCCGGGCGGGCACCGTGCAGGAGGTGTTCCAGGCGGCGACGAAGACCTACTACGGCACCGACGGGGCGAGCGGGGCGTACATCTTCCTGGACCGCGCGTACTGGACCCGGGAGCTGCCGATCGAGTCGCTGCTGCGGCCGCTGTTCGCGGCGTCCCCGTTCGGTGACCTGTCGACCACGGTGCACCTGACCGACGACGTCCGGGAGGCCGTCCGGGTGCTCACCGCGACCGGCTGA
- a CDS encoding SigE family RNA polymerase sigma factor, giving the protein MTYEEFADSRLTALLRYAVMLTGDPHQAQDLVQDTMVRVQLNWRRVARADSPERYVRRMLTNQYVDWRRGSWMRRVLLRGEPEESAPPATDHAQDAVDRDQVWSLLARLPRRQRASLVLRYYEDLPDAEIAEILGCAVGTVRSSISRALATLRAEHLEVCS; this is encoded by the coding sequence GTGACGTACGAGGAGTTCGCCGACTCGCGGCTGACCGCGCTGCTGCGGTACGCGGTCATGCTGACCGGCGATCCGCACCAGGCGCAGGACCTGGTGCAGGACACGATGGTCCGGGTCCAGCTGAACTGGCGGAGGGTGGCCCGGGCGGATTCCCCGGAGCGCTACGTGCGCCGGATGCTGACCAACCAGTACGTCGACTGGCGGCGGGGCTCCTGGATGCGTCGGGTGCTGCTGCGCGGCGAGCCGGAGGAGTCCGCGCCACCGGCCACCGACCACGCGCAGGACGCCGTGGACCGGGACCAGGTCTGGTCCCTGCTGGCCCGGTTGCCCCGCCGACAGCGCGCCAGCCTGGTGCTCCGCTACTACGAGGACCTACCGGACGCGGAGATCGCCGAGATCCTCGGCTGCGCCGTCGGGACCGTCCGCTCGTCCATCTCCCGGGCGCTGGCCACGCTGCGCGCCGAACACCTGGAGGTCTGCTCATGA
- a CDS encoding DUF3151 domain-containing protein, with the protein MQNLLPEPPATLLPAHEEADATLAAAAEKGTDEAYAEVAARFPTYSAAWAVLATRAFNAGQVIPAYAYARTGYHRGLDQLRRSGWKGHGPVPWSHGPNQGFLRCLYVLSRAAGEIGEADEAARCAQFLRDCDPAAGDALASE; encoded by the coding sequence ATGCAGAACCTGTTGCCTGAGCCACCGGCCACCCTCCTGCCCGCGCACGAAGAGGCCGACGCCACGCTCGCGGCCGCCGCCGAGAAGGGCACCGACGAGGCGTACGCCGAGGTCGCGGCCCGCTTCCCGACCTACAGCGCGGCCTGGGCGGTGCTGGCGACCCGGGCCTTCAACGCCGGCCAGGTCATCCCCGCGTACGCCTACGCCCGCACCGGCTATCACCGGGGCCTGGACCAGCTGCGCCGCAGCGGCTGGAAGGGCCACGGGCCGGTGCCCTGGTCGCACGGCCCCAACCAGGGCTTCCTCCGCTGCCTGTACGTCCTGTCCCGGGCGGCGGGCGAGATCGGCGAGGCGGACGAGGCGGCCCGCTGCGCGCAGTTCCTGCGCGACTGCGACCCGGCGGCCGGGGACGCCCTCGCCAGCGAGTGA
- a CDS encoding LCP family protein has translation MTVEEELRAAFARHESLTPPAGPLRAAVDRLVVRRRRRHRRLQAGAGALAVLGLLGLAVPRVVPSLGGHTATAEFLADRVAPGGALNVLLVGVDGAPDPRVRGVDSVPRADSVLLVHVPADRSRLYLVSLPRDLMVAIPGHGIDKLNSSFEFGATASRPDLRRGYDLTRRVVADTTGVRIDAGAVLTYPVLRRLTDGVGGVEVCLPEQVRSVHTRRVFPAGCQRLDGSGSVDLLRQRFGMTWGGQDRDRNAQRYAAGLVRQLDSGDSLHNPVALQRLLVALGPDLVADTGDASLPELLTRTAQASRAAPVGLALPTVDSPERPGQLMLDERVAPAFLTALRQDRLAEWAAANPDRVTALGSQR, from the coding sequence ATGACCGTGGAGGAGGAACTGCGGGCCGCCTTCGCGCGGCACGAGTCGCTCACCCCGCCGGCCGGGCCGCTGCGGGCGGCCGTCGACCGGCTCGTCGTACGCCGTCGTCGCCGGCACCGTCGGCTCCAGGCCGGGGCCGGCGCGCTGGCGGTGCTGGGACTGCTGGGCCTCGCGGTGCCGCGGGTCGTCCCGTCGCTCGGCGGGCACACCGCCACCGCGGAGTTCCTCGCCGACCGGGTCGCGCCCGGCGGCGCGCTGAACGTGCTGCTGGTCGGGGTGGACGGTGCCCCCGATCCGCGGGTCCGCGGCGTCGATTCCGTCCCCCGCGCCGACTCGGTGCTGCTGGTGCACGTTCCGGCGGACCGGAGCCGGCTCTATCTCGTGTCGCTGCCGCGCGACCTGATGGTGGCGATCCCCGGGCACGGCATCGACAAGCTGAACAGCTCCTTCGAGTTCGGCGCCACCGCATCGCGGCCCGACCTGCGCCGGGGCTACGACCTGACCCGGCGGGTGGTCGCCGACACCACCGGCGTACGCATCGACGCCGGCGCGGTGCTGACGTACCCGGTGCTGCGGCGACTCACCGACGGCGTCGGCGGGGTGGAGGTCTGCCTGCCGGAGCAGGTCCGCTCGGTGCACACCCGGCGCGTCTTCCCGGCCGGCTGCCAGCGGCTGGACGGCAGCGGCTCGGTCGACCTGCTCCGGCAGCGCTTCGGGATGACCTGGGGAGGCCAGGACCGGGACCGCAACGCCCAGCGGTACGCGGCGGGGCTGGTGCGGCAGCTCGACAGTGGGGACAGCCTGCACAACCCGGTGGCACTGCAGCGGCTGTTGGTCGCCCTCGGCCCGGACCTGGTCGCCGACACCGGCGACGCCTCGCTGCCGGAGCTTCTCACGCGCACCGCACAGGCGTCCCGGGCTGCCCCGGTCGGGCTCGCCCTGCCGACCGTCGACTCGCCGGAACGGCCGGGCCAGCTGATGCTCGATGAGCGCGTCGCGCCGGCCTTCCTCACCGCGCTACGCCAGGATCGGCTGGCCGAGTGGGCGGCGGCGAACCCCGACCGGGTGACGGCCCTGGGATCTCAGCGGTAG
- the fbaA gene encoding class II fructose-bisphosphate aldolase, whose protein sequence is MPIASPETYAEMLDRAKSGRFAYPAINVTSSQTLNAALKGFADAESDGIIQVSTGGAEYLSGPSVKDMVTGAVAFAAYAREVAKNYPVNIALHTDHCPKDKLDKFVRPLMGISQERVKRGEEPLFQSHMWDGSAVPVAENMEIAAQLLDEAAKGKIVLEIEVGVVGGEEDGVENAINEKLYTTVEDGLAMVEALGLGEKGRYMAALTFGNVHGVYKPGNVKLRPEVLDHIQMAVGAKYGKEKPLSLVFHGGSGSLLSEIREALDYGVVKMNIDTDTQYTFTRPVADHMFRNYDGVLKVDGEVGNKKMYDPRVWGKAAEAGMAARVVEGCEHLRSTGTKLK, encoded by the coding sequence ATGCCCATCGCTTCCCCCGAGACTTACGCGGAGATGCTGGACCGGGCCAAGTCCGGCCGGTTCGCGTACCCGGCGATCAACGTGACTTCGTCGCAGACGCTGAACGCGGCGCTGAAGGGCTTCGCCGACGCGGAGAGCGACGGCATCATCCAGGTCTCCACCGGTGGCGCCGAGTACCTGTCCGGCCCGTCGGTCAAGGACATGGTCACCGGCGCGGTGGCGTTCGCCGCGTACGCCCGCGAGGTGGCCAAGAACTACCCGGTCAACATCGCGCTGCACACCGACCACTGCCCGAAGGACAAGCTGGACAAGTTCGTCCGGCCGCTGATGGGGATCTCCCAGGAGCGGGTGAAGCGCGGCGAGGAGCCGCTGTTCCAGTCGCACATGTGGGACGGCTCGGCCGTGCCGGTGGCGGAGAACATGGAGATCGCCGCGCAGCTCCTCGACGAGGCCGCCAAGGGCAAGATCGTCCTCGAGATCGAGGTCGGCGTGGTCGGTGGCGAGGAGGACGGCGTCGAGAACGCCATCAACGAGAAGCTCTACACCACGGTCGAGGACGGCCTGGCCATGGTGGAGGCGCTCGGCCTCGGCGAGAAGGGCCGCTACATGGCGGCGCTGACCTTCGGCAACGTGCACGGCGTCTACAAGCCGGGCAACGTCAAGCTCCGCCCCGAGGTCCTCGACCACATCCAGATGGCGGTCGGCGCCAAGTACGGCAAGGAGAAGCCGCTCAGCCTGGTCTTCCACGGCGGCTCGGGCTCGCTGCTGTCGGAGATCCGCGAGGCGCTGGACTACGGCGTGGTCAAGATGAACATCGACACCGACACCCAGTACACCTTCACCCGTCCGGTCGCGGACCACATGTTCCGCAACTACGACGGCGTGCTGAAGGTCGACGGCGAGGTCGGCAACAAGAAGATGTACGACCCGCGCGTCTGGGGCAAGGCCGCCGAGGCCGGCATGGCCGCCCGCGTCGTCGAGGGCTGCGAGCACCTGCGCTCGACCGGCACCAAGCTGAAGTAA
- a CDS encoding phage holin family protein, translating to MGFLIRLAITAVALWVTTLIVPGVDVTGRNGAETAFTLIVVALIFGVVNAVLKPVIKVVGCVFYLLTLGLIALVVNALLFLLTDWIAGALDLPFRVDGFWAAFWGAIVMAVVSWLISVAVPDRLEDR from the coding sequence GTGGGCTTCCTGATCCGGCTGGCGATCACCGCGGTCGCGCTGTGGGTCACCACGCTGATCGTGCCCGGGGTCGACGTGACTGGCCGCAACGGCGCCGAGACGGCGTTCACCCTGATCGTGGTGGCGCTGATCTTCGGCGTGGTCAACGCCGTGCTCAAGCCGGTCATCAAGGTGGTCGGCTGCGTGTTCTACCTGCTCACCCTCGGTCTGATCGCGTTGGTGGTGAACGCGCTGCTGTTCCTGCTGACGGACTGGATCGCGGGTGCGCTCGACCTGCCGTTCCGGGTGGACGGTTTCTGGGCCGCCTTCTGGGGGGCCATCGTGATGGCGGTGGTGAGCTGGCTGATCAGCGTCGCCGTACCGGACAGACTGGAGGACCGGTGA
- a CDS encoding LPXTG cell wall anchor domain-containing protein codes for MLTHSTRRWLAGLGVAGAFVAASATPAHAADPLEIAAWDVLVAPEHTTYNFIATYIAGEEQLKSATLDLDLSEVNDVATIELVTSDWECVPSGDTLHCEAEADEWGVPSLDYYLTAKADAKPGQKAELGIKATGGGQAASRSVTVTIAEGVDLQSEPEATVDGDPGATVGLPGDVVRNSGDNTAHGAVLRLQADYLSSYVGNFSNCEDIEYLAVICTFDTDLEPGKSYRLSEKLPVKLDKGARTGSELENYVDWLTKDDWAKIIDDPGFPLPPGTPGTGDKLSLVELPAARQAAVPQTDVDQTNNFTVVDIKVGGDNWADLAAVGGTATGKVGDKVTVTAGFTNLGPATVDAWRLTEPIVTVEIPQGTEAIEVSEECAPYDKDSEEPWYPWDHSGEPGADLYGCISAGDPEPGVGGSYPFTLRIDKLTGPTSGKVTTNLDGDPKADNNEAAIVIKPGNGNPGSGDGGNGGGGSLPITGENTGLIAGIGGLLLVAGVGGYVVARRRRTRFVA; via the coding sequence ATGCTCACGCACTCCACCCGGCGCTGGCTCGCCGGGTTGGGCGTCGCAGGCGCGTTCGTCGCCGCCTCCGCCACCCCCGCCCACGCGGCGGACCCCCTGGAGATCGCCGCCTGGGACGTCCTGGTCGCCCCCGAACACACCACGTACAACTTCATCGCCACGTACATCGCGGGCGAGGAACAGCTGAAGAGCGCGACCCTGGACCTGGACCTGTCCGAGGTCAACGACGTCGCCACCATCGAGCTGGTCACCTCCGACTGGGAGTGCGTCCCCTCCGGCGACACCCTGCACTGCGAGGCGGAGGCCGACGAGTGGGGCGTGCCCAGCCTCGACTACTACCTGACCGCCAAGGCGGACGCGAAGCCCGGACAGAAGGCCGAGCTGGGCATCAAGGCGACCGGCGGCGGCCAGGCGGCCAGCAGGAGCGTCACGGTCACCATCGCCGAGGGTGTCGACCTGCAGTCCGAGCCGGAGGCCACGGTCGACGGCGATCCGGGCGCCACCGTGGGGCTGCCCGGCGACGTGGTCCGCAACTCGGGCGACAACACGGCGCACGGCGCGGTGTTGCGGCTGCAGGCCGACTACCTCAGCTCGTACGTCGGTAACTTCAGCAACTGCGAAGACATCGAGTACCTGGCCGTCATCTGCACCTTCGACACCGACCTGGAGCCGGGCAAGAGCTACCGGCTCTCCGAGAAGCTCCCGGTCAAGCTGGACAAGGGTGCCCGTACGGGCAGCGAGCTGGAGAACTACGTCGACTGGTTGACCAAGGACGACTGGGCCAAGATCATCGACGACCCCGGCTTCCCGCTGCCGCCGGGCACCCCGGGCACCGGCGACAAGCTCAGCCTGGTCGAGCTGCCGGCCGCCCGGCAGGCGGCCGTCCCGCAGACCGACGTGGACCAGACGAACAACTTCACGGTCGTCGACATCAAGGTCGGCGGCGACAACTGGGCCGACCTGGCCGCCGTGGGCGGCACCGCCACCGGCAAGGTCGGCGACAAGGTCACGGTGACCGCCGGCTTCACGAACCTGGGTCCGGCCACGGTGGACGCCTGGCGGCTCACCGAGCCGATCGTGACCGTGGAGATCCCGCAGGGCACCGAGGCGATCGAGGTCTCCGAGGAGTGCGCGCCGTACGACAAGGACAGCGAGGAGCCCTGGTATCCCTGGGATCACTCGGGTGAGCCGGGCGCCGACCTGTACGGCTGCATCTCCGCCGGGGACCCGGAGCCGGGCGTGGGCGGTTCGTACCCGTTCACCCTGCGGATCGACAAGCTGACCGGGCCGACCTCCGGCAAGGTGACCACCAACCTGGACGGCGACCCGAAGGCGGACAACAACGAGGCAGCCATCGTCATCAAGCCGGGCAACGGAAACCCGGGCTCGGGCGACGGTGGCAACGGTGGCGGTGGCTCCCTGCCGATCACCGGTGAGAACACGGGCCTGATCGCCGGCATCGGCGGCCTGCTGCTCGTCGCCGGCGTCGGCGGCTACGTGGTGGCCCGCCGCCGCCGGACCCGCTTCGTCGCCTGA